Within the Bacillus pumilus genome, the region TACACATTGGTCACCTATTGCCAATTTTAACATTACGCAGATTCCAGGAAGCAGGCCATCATCCGATTGCTCTTGTTGGCGGCGCAACTGGACTAATTGGCGACCCTAGCTTCAAAAAAGCAGAACGTTCACTAAACCCAGCAGAAATTGTTGAACAGTGGTCAGATAAAATCAAAGGACAGCTTTCTCAATTTCTTGATTTTGAAGCAGGTGAGAACCCAGCCGTTATCGTGAATAACTACGACTGGATCAGCCAAATGAATGTGATCACGTTCCTTCGTGATATTGGAAAAAACTTTGGTGTGAACTTCATGCTGGCAAAAGATATCGTCAGCTCACGGATTGAAACAGGCATTTCGTACACAGAGTTCAGCTACGTCATCCTGCAATCTTTAGACTTCTTAAATCTTTACAGAAATGAAAACTGTAAGCTGCAAATTGGTGGAAGCGACCAGTGGGGAAATATCACATCTGGACTTGAGCTGATCCGTAAGTCTGAAGCAGAAGGGGCAAAAGCATTCGGTTTAACGATGCCGCTTGTCACGAAAGCAGACGGTACGAAGTTTGGAAAAACAGAAGGCGGCGCCATCTGGTTAGATAAAGAAAAAACATCTCCATACGAGTTCTACCAATTCTGGATCAACACAGATGACCGTGACGTCGTGAAATACTTAAAATACTTTACGTTCTTATCGAAAGAAGAGATCGCATCGTACGAA harbors:
- the tyrS gene encoding tyrosine--tRNA ligase; this encodes MSQLMEELSFRGLIQQQTDEEGLTKLLAEEKIKLYSGFDPTADSLHIGHLLPILTLRRFQEAGHHPIALVGGATGLIGDPSFKKAERSLNPAEIVEQWSDKIKGQLSQFLDFEAGENPAVIVNNYDWISQMNVITFLRDIGKNFGVNFMLAKDIVSSRIETGISYTEFSYVILQSLDFLNLYRNENCKLQIGGSDQWGNITSGLELIRKSEAEGAKAFGLTMPLVTKADGTKFGKTEGGAIWLDKEKTSPYEFYQFWINTDDRDVVKYLKYFTFLSKEEIASYEEKVQTAPEKREAQRRLAEEVTTLVHGRESLEQAVNISNALFKGEIKSLSAEEVKVGFKDVPSMEKSSTEELTLVDLLVESKLSPSKRQAREDITNGAVSINGERQTDKDYVLSAEDRIENQFTVLRRGKKKYFLVTYK